One segment of Ureibacillus thermophilus DNA contains the following:
- a CDS encoding gamma carbonic anhydrase family protein gives MIYPYHDKEPNIHPSVFIADHVTITGDVTIGEDTTVWFGTVIRGDVAPTIIGKRCSIQDLSCLHQSPNNPLIIEDEVIVGHQVTLHSCIIRKRALIGMGAIILDGAEIGEGALVAAGSLVPPGKKIPPHSVAMGNPAKVVRNVTEAERKDMDRIINEYVQKGKYYQSLKK, from the coding sequence ATGATTTATCCTTACCACGATAAAGAACCAAACATTCATCCATCTGTATTTATTGCAGACCATGTAACCATAACTGGAGATGTGACAATCGGCGAAGATACGACCGTCTGGTTTGGCACGGTCATCCGTGGAGACGTTGCACCAACAATCATTGGAAAACGCTGCAGCATTCAAGATTTAAGCTGCCTGCATCAAAGTCCAAATAACCCTCTCATTATTGAAGATGAAGTTATTGTTGGTCATCAAGTGACTTTACATAGCTGCATTATTCGCAAACGGGCTTTAATCGGTATGGGTGCGATTATTTTAGATGGTGCAGAAATTGGGGAAGGAGCCCTTGTTGCCGCTGGAAGCTTAGTCCCTCCCGGCAAAAAAATTCCGCCTCATTCCGTAGCAATGGGAAATCCTGCAAAAGTCGTCCGGAATGTGACGGAAGCGGAACGGAAAGATATGGACCGCATTATCAACGAATATGTTCAAAAAGGAAAATACTATCAATCTTTGAAAAAATAA
- the metK gene encoding methionine adenosyltransferase — MSNRRLFTSESVTEGHPDKVCDQISDAILDAILAEDPNARVACEAIATTGLVLVTGEITTTTYVDIQTIVRDTVAEIGYTRGKYGFDAENLAVLTAIGEQSPDIAEGVDRALEAREGLMTDEEIEAIGAGDQGLIFGFACNETPELMPLPISLAHQLARRLTEVRKSKEIPYLRPDGKTQVTVEYDENNVPRRIDTIVISTQHDEGVSQEQIKEDIMEKVIKAIIPSELLDGDTKYFINPTGRFVIGGPKGDAGLTGRKIIVDTYGGYARHGGGAFSGKDPTKVDRSAAYAARYVAKNIVASGLADRVEVQIAYAIGVARPVSISIDTFGTGKVSESQLVEWVEELFDLRPAGIIKMLDLRRPIYKQTAAYGHFGRTDIDLPWERTDVAEKLRQKAGL; from the coding sequence ATGTCAAATCGTCGACTATTTACATCAGAAAGCGTAACAGAAGGGCATCCGGATAAAGTTTGCGACCAAATTTCAGATGCCATATTAGATGCCATACTCGCAGAAGATCCAAATGCAAGGGTTGCTTGCGAAGCGATTGCGACGACAGGATTGGTTCTTGTAACGGGAGAAATTACAACAACAACATATGTAGATATCCAAACCATCGTTCGTGATACTGTCGCAGAAATTGGCTATACGCGAGGCAAATATGGCTTCGATGCGGAAAACTTGGCGGTGCTCACAGCGATTGGTGAACAATCCCCTGATATTGCGGAAGGGGTGGACCGAGCATTAGAAGCCCGAGAAGGATTGATGACAGATGAGGAAATAGAGGCAATTGGCGCTGGGGACCAAGGGCTAATCTTTGGATTTGCGTGCAATGAAACGCCTGAACTCATGCCGCTGCCTATTAGTTTGGCCCATCAATTGGCTAGAAGATTAACGGAAGTCCGCAAATCAAAAGAAATTCCTTATTTGCGTCCAGACGGAAAAACGCAAGTAACGGTTGAATATGATGAAAACAACGTTCCTCGCCGCATTGATACGATTGTCATCTCTACACAACATGATGAAGGCGTCAGTCAAGAACAAATTAAAGAAGATATTATGGAAAAAGTTATTAAAGCCATTATTCCTTCTGAATTATTAGATGGAGATACAAAATACTTCATCAATCCAACTGGCCGCTTCGTCATCGGTGGACCAAAAGGAGATGCAGGATTAACAGGCCGCAAAATTATTGTTGATACTTACGGAGGCTATGCCCGCCACGGAGGAGGAGCATTTTCTGGAAAAGACCCAACAAAAGTGGACCGCTCTGCTGCCTATGCCGCTCGTTATGTAGCGAAAAATATCGTTGCTTCAGGGCTTGCTGACCGTGTGGAAGTTCAAATTGCTTATGCCATTGGCGTTGCCCGTCCAGTGTCTATTTCCATCGACACTTTTGGAACAGGCAAAGTGAGCGAAAGCCAGCTTGTTGAATGGGTGGAAGAGCTATTTGATTTGCGTCCTGCCGGAATCATCAAAATGCTTGATTTGCGTAGACCAATTTATAAACAAACAGCTGCTTATGGTCATTTTGGCCGCACAGACATCGATTTGCCATGGGAAAGAACGGACGTGGCAGAAAAATTGCGTCAAAAAGCGGGGCTATAA
- the pckA gene encoding phosphoenolpyruvate carboxykinase (ATP), producing the protein MNSVEVANELKELLKGKNISNQLSVPQLIEKAVIRGEARLTVDGAIVAETGKYTGRSPKDKFIVEEESIKDKIDWGNVNRPISSEVFDNLYLKVLNYLKEKDELFVFKGFAGADKESQLSIQVVNEYAWHNLFCHQLFIRPTKEELASHQAEFTIVSAPGFKADPSVDGTNSEAFIIISFEKKIILIGGTEYAGEMKKSIFSIMNYLLPEKGILSMHCSANVGEDGDVALFFGLSGTGKTTLSADSDRKLIGDDEHGWSDNGVFNIEGGCYAKTINLSAEKEPEIYNAIRFGTVLENVVINPDTRVPDYDDNTLTENTRAAYPIHFIDNIAIPSIAGHPKTIIFLTADAFGVLPPISKLTKEQAMYHFLSGFTSKLAGTERGVTSPEPVFSTCFGSPFLPLPATRYAEMLGEKIDKHDVQVFLVNTGWTGGEYGVGSRMKLSYTRAMVRAAIEGKLNDVETKQDAFFGLHIPTKIDGVPSEVLDPRDAWEDKEAYDEKARYLANLFKENFKKFDNVSEEILKKGGPLV; encoded by the coding sequence ATGAATTCAGTAGAAGTTGCAAATGAACTGAAGGAATTATTAAAAGGTAAGAACATAAGCAACCAATTGTCTGTGCCTCAATTAATTGAAAAAGCAGTGATTCGCGGTGAAGCAAGACTCACTGTAGACGGCGCAATTGTTGCTGAGACTGGGAAATATACAGGCCGTTCCCCAAAAGATAAATTTATTGTGGAAGAAGAAAGCATAAAAGATAAAATCGATTGGGGTAATGTGAACCGCCCGATTTCTTCTGAAGTATTTGATAACTTGTATTTGAAAGTTTTGAATTACTTAAAAGAAAAAGATGAGCTATTCGTATTTAAAGGCTTTGCCGGAGCTGATAAAGAATCGCAATTGTCAATTCAGGTTGTCAATGAATACGCTTGGCATAATCTATTCTGCCATCAATTATTCATCCGTCCAACAAAAGAAGAATTAGCTTCTCATCAAGCTGAATTTACAATTGTATCTGCTCCTGGTTTTAAAGCTGACCCATCTGTTGATGGAACAAACTCAGAAGCATTTATCATCATTTCTTTTGAAAAGAAAATCATTCTAATCGGCGGTACAGAATATGCTGGCGAAATGAAAAAATCCATCTTCAGCATTATGAACTATCTATTGCCTGAAAAAGGAATTCTTTCTATGCACTGCTCTGCTAATGTTGGCGAAGATGGCGATGTAGCATTATTCTTCGGTTTATCCGGTACTGGTAAAACAACTCTTTCTGCAGACAGCGACCGTAAATTGATTGGTGATGATGAACACGGTTGGTCAGACAACGGTGTATTCAACATCGAAGGCGGATGCTATGCAAAAACTATTAATTTATCTGCTGAAAAAGAACCAGAAATTTACAATGCCATTCGATTTGGAACTGTATTGGAAAACGTTGTAATCAACCCAGATACGCGCGTTCCTGATTATGATGACAATACGTTAACTGAAAATACGCGAGCTGCTTATCCAATTCATTTTATTGATAATATTGCAATACCATCGATAGCTGGTCATCCAAAAACAATAATCTTCTTAACTGCAGATGCTTTTGGAGTGCTTCCTCCAATCAGCAAATTGACGAAAGAACAAGCAATGTACCATTTCTTAAGCGGATTTACTTCTAAATTAGCGGGTACAGAACGCGGTGTTACTTCACCAGAACCTGTATTCTCAACGTGCTTTGGTTCGCCTTTCCTTCCGCTTCCAGCAACAAGATATGCTGAAATGCTAGGCGAGAAAATCGACAAGCATGATGTGCAAGTATTCTTGGTGAACACTGGTTGGACTGGCGGCGAATACGGTGTTGGAAGCCGTATGAAACTTTCTTACACTCGTGCAATGGTACGCGCTGCTATTGAAGGCAAATTAAACGATGTGGAAACAAAACAAGATGCATTTTTCGGATTACACATCCCAACAAAAATTGACGGAGTGCCTAGTGAAGTGCTAGATCCACGCGATGCTTGGGAAGATAAAGAAGCATACGATGAAAAAGCCCGTTATTTGGCAAATCTTTTCAAAGAAAACTTCAAAAAGTTCGATAATGTTTCAGAAGAAATTTTGAAAAAAGGTGGACCATTGGTTTAA
- a CDS encoding alpha/beta hydrolase family protein produces the protein MKENGSIESIRKYPSPNPQVELLEIIYWSNGLRVKGLLAKPIKEGHYEGLLYLRGGLQSVGMVRPARIAQFALNGFVVFAPYYRGNRGGEGRDEFGGDDRLDALYGIEIVKTFAKVDKVHLFGFSRGGMMALWTAILSKSIRSVVTWSGVSNLTELYYERVDLRRTLKRLIGGSPNKYPEIYEERSPIYEVERIQAPVLIIHGTEDQNVSIEQSKRLEKALKEAGKEVETWYMSGLAHHFPPNLNRETVQSICKWMKDKGSEKSF, from the coding sequence TTGAAAGAAAATGGCAGCATTGAATCAATTCGAAAATATCCTTCCCCTAATCCTCAAGTGGAACTTTTAGAAATTATCTATTGGTCGAATGGTTTGCGAGTAAAAGGATTGCTTGCAAAGCCCATTAAAGAAGGGCATTATGAAGGGCTTTTATATTTGCGGGGAGGATTGCAGTCGGTCGGTATGGTAAGACCTGCCCGGATTGCTCAATTTGCCTTAAATGGCTTCGTTGTTTTTGCCCCATATTACCGTGGGAACCGCGGCGGAGAAGGCCGGGATGAATTTGGGGGAGATGACCGCTTGGATGCCCTTTATGGAATTGAAATTGTAAAAACTTTTGCGAAAGTGGATAAAGTTCATCTTTTTGGATTTTCCCGAGGCGGCATGATGGCATTATGGACGGCCATTTTAAGCAAAAGTATTCGCTCCGTTGTCACTTGGTCGGGCGTATCCAATCTCACTGAACTATATTATGAAAGGGTCGACTTAAGGAGGACATTAAAGCGGCTTATTGGCGGCTCGCCTAATAAATATCCTGAAATTTATGAAGAGCGTTCCCCTATATATGAAGTGGAACGCATTCAAGCGCCGGTTCTTATTATTCATGGAACGGAAGACCAAAATGTAAGCATAGAACAATCCAAAAGATTAGAAAAGGCGTTGAAAGAGGCGGGAAAAGAAGTGGAAACATGGTATATGTCGGGGCTTGCCCATCATTTTCCGCCAAATCTTAATCGAGAAACGGTGCAATCTATTTGCAAGTGGATGAAAGATAAGGGAAGTGAAAAAAGTTTTTGA
- a CDS encoding NUDIX domain-containing protein, producing the protein MFTFYDLNNNKVELSFGGPPFPMEPKHVLVLVQKDGKWLCALNEKRGVEFPGGKVEPGETLEEAAKREVYEETFVHIKDLKLFAHYMVYARKPFCKVVYLAKVEKIDSFLGQYETTGRLFLTMDEAVNHPCASFYMKDEGMKIMMQEVKKFERKWQH; encoded by the coding sequence ATGTTTACATTTTACGATTTAAACAACAATAAAGTGGAATTAAGTTTTGGCGGTCCTCCCTTTCCAATGGAGCCAAAGCATGTTTTAGTGCTTGTTCAAAAGGACGGAAAATGGCTTTGTGCCCTCAATGAAAAGCGAGGGGTGGAGTTTCCAGGAGGCAAGGTAGAACCTGGGGAAACGCTCGAGGAAGCAGCAAAACGGGAAGTATATGAAGAAACCTTTGTACATATAAAGGATTTAAAATTGTTTGCCCACTATATGGTATATGCACGTAAACCTTTTTGCAAAGTTGTGTATTTAGCAAAAGTGGAGAAAATCGATTCGTTTTTGGGGCAATATGAAACAACTGGACGTCTGTTTTTAACGATGGACGAAGCAGTGAATCATCCTTGCGCCAGTTTTTATATGAAGGATGAAGGAATGAAAATAATGATGCAGGAAGTGAAGAAATTTGAAAGAAAATGGCAGCATTGA
- a CDS encoding transposase, with protein MISIEKTTLYVSVFNQSYNYIPTGEPCEFRIELEPEKAFIFQKLFNQLNSLEFDNFVRAHLPYLQYHLDDENDEIDTRLKKIYALIHEFGDEKVKEFVEQLPYFRN; from the coding sequence GTGATTTCTATCGAAAAGACAACGCTTTATGTGAGTGTTTTCAACCAATCATACAACTATATTCCAACGGGGGAGCCTTGCGAATTTAGAATTGAATTGGAGCCGGAAAAAGCTTTTATTTTTCAAAAGCTGTTTAACCAGCTGAACTCATTGGAGTTTGATAATTTTGTGAGGGCTCACTTGCCTTATCTGCAATATCATTTAGACGATGAAAATGATGAAATTGATACGCGGTTGAAAAAAATTTATGCTTTAATCCATGAGTTTGGCGATGAAAAAGTGAAAGAATTCGTAGAACAATTGCCCTACTTCCGCAATTGA